In a single window of the Acipenser ruthenus chromosome 20, fAciRut3.2 maternal haplotype, whole genome shotgun sequence genome:
- the LOC117425083 gene encoding claudin-16-like, which yields MWDTLTEILGLVLGLSGIILLILANETDCWRQDAKDQFASVGLSFRCRGLWSECLFDNMANIWTCDIPPSYLGELPVDMVITRALILVMCVVCICAIPMLLCGMGCTRLVSDAGSQKARLTASAGTLFLFGGTSGAVGVLWYAVGTFIKYRREATYAIPGVTYELGYSYWFAVAGVVCVCAVGIMLLSVTCSTRKRMNKGKIHRATLLLTGHNNHMPTSPLPGHSKTYL from the exons ATGTGGGACACACTGACAGAAATATTGGGGCTTGTTTTAGGACTCTCTGGCATTATCCTTCTAATATTGGCAAATGAAACTGACTGCTGGAGG CAAGATGCGAAGGACCAGTTTGCATCGGTGGGCTTGAGCTTCCGGTGCCGCGGTCTCTGGAGCGAGTGTTTGTTTGACAACATGGCAAACATCTGGACCTGTGACATCCCTCCCTCATACCTGGGGGAGCTCCCTG ttgacATGGTTATAACTCGAGCCTTAATTCTAGTCATGTGTGTGGTCTGTATCTGTGCCATTCCCATGCTCCTCTGTGGGATGGGGTGCACCAGGCTGGTGAGCGATGCTGGGAGTCAGAAGGCCAGGCTCACAGCGAGTGCGGGGACTCTCTTTCTCTTTGGAG GTACTTCAGGTGCAGTCGGGGTGCTGTGGTATGCAGTAGGCACCTTCATCAAATACAGGCGAGAG GCCACATATGCAATCCCCGGGGTCACGTATGAGCTGGGCTACTCTTACTGGTTTGCCGTAGCGGGTGTGGTCTGTGTTTGTGCAGTGGGGATAATGCTTCTGTCAGTAACCTGTTCAACACGCAAGAGGATGAACAAGGGGAAGATTCACAGAGCCACGCTGCTCCTGACAGGACACAATAACCACATGCCAACATCGCCACTCCCTGGACACAGCAAGACTTATCTGTGA